The Microbacter sp. GSS18 genome has a segment encoding these proteins:
- a CDS encoding ABC transporter substrate-binding protein → MQWRKRALGTAALMAVGSLALAGCSGDSGGDEDATGDSSAVIVTNGSEPENPLIPTNTNETGGAKILTSIFAGLIYYDVDGNPVNDMAEDITVDDPQHLTVTLKQGQTFTDGEEVTADNFINAWNYGALLSNAQLNSYFFEDIEGFSWDEDSELTGLEQVDDYTFTIALNKPASDFALRLGYPAFSPLPDVAFEDIDAFGQNPVGNGPYKLASEDAWQHDVQIDLVVNEDYQGGRQPANGGLSIVFYATPDAAYADLLGGVVDVIDLMPQSALATFESDLGDRAVNQPAAIFQSFTIPERLEHFSGEEGQLRRQAISMAIDREAITETIFQSTRTPASDFTSPVIAGWSDSLEGADVLVYDEQAAQDLWAQADEISPWSGTFELAYNSDGPHQAWVDATANSISNVLGIEAYGDPYVDFATLRTEVNAGTIETAFRTGWQADYPGLYNFLGPLYATNAGSNDGDYSSAEFDAFLSEGISNGDLDEQNALFQQAQEVLLEDLPAIPLWYQNVVGGYADTVENVAFGWDSVPLYDQITKAE, encoded by the coding sequence ATGCAATGGCGCAAGCGCGCACTCGGCACGGCAGCCCTCATGGCCGTGGGTTCACTCGCGCTCGCGGGTTGCTCCGGCGACTCGGGCGGCGACGAGGATGCGACCGGTGATTCGTCCGCCGTCATCGTGACCAACGGCAGCGAACCCGAGAACCCGCTGATCCCGACCAACACCAACGAGACCGGCGGCGCCAAGATCCTCACCTCGATCTTCGCGGGACTGATCTACTACGACGTCGACGGCAACCCGGTCAACGACATGGCCGAGGACATCACCGTCGATGACCCTCAGCACCTGACCGTCACCCTCAAGCAGGGACAGACCTTCACCGACGGCGAAGAGGTCACGGCCGACAACTTCATCAATGCCTGGAACTACGGCGCGCTGCTGTCGAACGCTCAGCTCAACAGCTACTTCTTCGAAGACATCGAGGGCTTCAGCTGGGACGAGGACTCCGAGCTGACCGGGCTCGAGCAGGTCGACGACTACACGTTCACGATCGCCCTCAACAAGCCGGCATCGGACTTCGCGCTGCGCCTGGGATACCCGGCCTTCTCTCCGCTGCCCGACGTCGCCTTCGAGGACATCGACGCATTCGGCCAGAACCCGGTCGGCAACGGTCCGTACAAGCTCGCGTCCGAGGATGCGTGGCAGCACGATGTGCAGATCGACCTGGTCGTGAACGAGGACTACCAGGGTGGGCGGCAGCCGGCCAATGGGGGCTTGAGCATCGTCTTCTACGCCACGCCCGACGCGGCGTATGCCGATCTTCTGGGCGGTGTGGTCGACGTGATCGACCTCATGCCGCAGTCGGCGCTGGCGACCTTCGAGTCGGACCTCGGCGACCGTGCGGTCAATCAGCCCGCCGCGATCTTCCAGTCGTTCACGATCCCGGAGCGCCTCGAGCACTTCTCGGGCGAAGAGGGTCAGCTGCGGCGCCAGGCGATCTCGATGGCCATCGACCGCGAGGCGATCACCGAGACGATCTTCCAGAGCACGCGCACGCCCGCGAGCGACTTCACCTCGCCGGTCATCGCCGGCTGGTCGGACTCGCTCGAGGGTGCCGACGTCCTCGTCTACGACGAGCAGGCGGCGCAGGATCTGTGGGCGCAGGCCGATGAGATCTCGCCGTGGTCGGGCACATTCGAGCTGGCCTACAACTCGGACGGGCCGCACCAGGCATGGGTCGACGCGACGGCGAACTCGATCAGCAACGTGCTGGGCATCGAGGCGTACGGCGATCCGTACGTCGACTTCGCGACGCTGCGCACCGAGGTCAACGCCGGCACCATCGAGACGGCGTTCCGCACCGGCTGGCAGGCCGACTACCCCGGTCTGTACAACTTCCTCGGGCCGCTGTACGCGACCAACGCGGGTTCGAACGACGGCGACTACTCCAGCGCCGAGTTCGACGCGTTCCTTTCGGAGGGCATCTCGAACGGCGACCTCGATGAGCAGAACGCCCTGTTCCAACAGGCCCAGGAGGTCCTGCTGGAGGATCTGCCCGCCATTCCCCTGTGGTACCAGAACGTGGTAGGCGGCTACGCCGACACGGTCGAGAACGTCGCGTTCGGCTGGGATTCGGTTCCACTCTACGACCAGATCACCAAGGCCGAGTAG
- a CDS encoding ABC transporter permease: MSRDAARDEHYVAPILDEEVAVDAVRVDAKPSSLWQDAWRDLRKRPTFWISLLVVAMVLLMALWPTLFTQTSPNTGCTLANSNAGPAPGHPLGFTFQGCDIWARIVWGARTSLAVGLLATLIGSTIGLVMGAFAGFYGGWLDSLLSRIGDIFFSIPYILAAVVVMSVFSQYTSVPLLALAIGGFAWAATARVVRAEVLRVRQADFVTAARALGRTRFSTLVSHVVPNAIAPLLVVSTLSLAAAIVAEATLSFLGVGLGPTVMSWGADISQAQTSLRVAPMALIWPSLALTITVLAFIMLGELIRDALDPRARARR; this comes from the coding sequence ATGTCTCGTGACGCCGCCCGCGACGAGCACTACGTCGCGCCCATCCTCGACGAGGAGGTCGCCGTCGACGCCGTGCGGGTCGACGCGAAGCCCTCGAGCCTGTGGCAGGACGCCTGGCGCGATCTGCGCAAGCGCCCCACGTTCTGGATCTCGCTGCTGGTCGTGGCGATGGTGCTCCTCATGGCCCTGTGGCCGACGCTGTTCACCCAGACCTCTCCCAACACAGGCTGCACCCTGGCCAACAGCAACGCGGGGCCGGCGCCGGGGCACCCGCTCGGCTTCACGTTCCAGGGCTGCGACATCTGGGCCCGCATCGTGTGGGGCGCCCGCACATCACTGGCGGTCGGCCTGCTCGCCACGCTGATCGGGTCGACCATCGGATTGGTGATGGGCGCCTTCGCCGGCTTCTACGGCGGCTGGCTCGACTCGCTGCTCTCGCGCATCGGCGACATCTTCTTCTCGATCCCCTACATCCTCGCCGCCGTCGTCGTGATGAGCGTCTTCTCGCAGTACACCAGCGTGCCTCTCCTGGCGCTCGCGATCGGCGGCTTCGCGTGGGCGGCGACGGCGCGTGTGGTCCGTGCCGAAGTGCTCCGCGTGCGTCAGGCGGACTTCGTCACCGCTGCGCGCGCGCTCGGGCGCACCCGCTTCAGCACTCTCGTGTCGCACGTCGTGCCCAACGCCATCGCGCCGCTGCTCGTGGTCTCGACCCTGTCGCTCGCGGCGGCGATCGTCGCGGAGGCGACGCTGTCCTTCCTCGGCGTCGGCCTCGGACCGACGGTCATGTCGTGGGGCGCCGACATCAGCCAGGCGCAGACCTCGCTGCGCGTGGCGCCGATGGCGCTCATCTGGCCATCCCTCGCACTGACGATCACCGTGCTGGCGTTCATCATGCTCGGCGAGCTGATCCGAGACGCACTCGACCCGAGAGCGAGGGCCCGGCGATGA
- a CDS encoding ABC transporter permease has product MLSYILRRVLQVIPVFIGSTLLIYFLVFAMPGNPILALFGDRTPSPQLVAELEAQYHLDQPFLVQYFYYMAGIFQGDMGVTFSGQSVGDVLARTLPVTARLAVMAIAIEFFLSIIIGTVSALRKGKVFDNVSLIVALVFVAVPIFVLCFVAQYFLAIQLGWFRPTVGAENDWNDLWLPALVLGFSLYATSMRLMRSSVIDTLNQDWVRTAYSKGLPRRRVIPVHVLRNSLLPVITNSATNFGVLLVGATVTEAIFNIPGVGNTLFQATLRHEGPTIVSFVTVFVIIYVLVNLVVDLFYGLLDPRIRYVS; this is encoded by the coding sequence GTGCTCAGCTACATCCTGCGGCGCGTGCTCCAGGTGATTCCGGTCTTCATCGGTTCCACTCTGCTGATCTACTTCCTGGTCTTCGCCATGCCGGGAAACCCGATCCTCGCGCTGTTCGGCGATCGCACTCCCAGCCCGCAGCTCGTGGCCGAGCTCGAGGCGCAGTACCACCTCGACCAGCCTTTCCTGGTCCAGTACTTCTACTACATGGCCGGGATCTTCCAGGGCGACATGGGCGTGACCTTCTCGGGCCAGTCGGTAGGCGACGTGCTCGCCCGGACGCTCCCGGTCACCGCCCGCCTGGCGGTCATGGCCATCGCGATCGAGTTCTTCCTCTCGATCATTATCGGGACAGTCTCGGCGCTGCGGAAGGGCAAGGTCTTCGACAACGTCTCGCTCATCGTCGCCCTCGTCTTCGTCGCTGTTCCGATCTTCGTCCTGTGCTTCGTCGCCCAGTACTTCCTCGCGATCCAGCTCGGCTGGTTCCGGCCGACCGTCGGAGCCGAGAACGACTGGAACGACCTGTGGCTGCCGGCACTGGTGCTGGGCTTCAGCCTCTATGCCACCAGCATGCGCCTCATGCGCAGCTCGGTCATCGACACGCTCAACCAGGACTGGGTGCGCACGGCCTACAGCAAGGGACTGCCGCGCCGCCGTGTCATCCCCGTGCACGTGCTGCGCAACTCGCTGCTCCCCGTCATCACGAACTCGGCCACCAACTTCGGCGTGCTGCTGGTCGGCGCGACCGTGACCGAGGCCATCTTCAACATCCCCGGCGTCGGGAACACCCTGTTCCAGGCGACGCTGCGCCATGAGGGCCCCACGATCGTGTCGTTCGTGACGGTGTTCGTCATCATCTACGTGCTGGTCAACCTCGTCGTCGACCTGTTCTACGGCCTGCTCGATCCGAGGATCCGATATGTCTCGTGA